CGAACATGGTGCGCATCTCCATCGGCGTCGAACACGCCGACGACCTCATCGCCGATTTCCGGCAGGCGCTGAACCAGATCTAAGCACCCGCGCGGCGGGGGCGGCACGGCTTCGGCCGTGCCGCCCGGCCGGAACCGCGCCGCCCGAGGCTTGTTCCCTTCTTCCGAACGGAACACGAGGCCAACTCCCTTGGGCGAGATCAAGCCCCCCCATGCCTTGAATGCGGCGCCTGCCGAGGGCACGGATGCGGATCGGCGCGCGGCGCCCGAACCTGCCAGGCCACCGGCCAAACCTGCGGCCAAGCCGTCCGGGCCGGCGATGCCCTTCATCGAGGCCACGGCCTGGACCGACCAGTCGTCCACGCCGGGGCCCTACGGTCCGGCCACGGCCCCGCCGGGATCGGACACCTTCTACGCCGACGCGCTGGGCGAACTCGAAGCGCTGGGCCTGCCCTATCTGGTCAGCGGCACCTTCGCGGTGAACGCCTACACGGGCTTGAACCGCCCGACCAAGGACATGGACGTCTTCTGCCGGCCCGGCGACTACCCGGCGATCCTCGCCCATTTCCAGCGCCGGGGCTACGAAGCGGCCATCAAGGACGAACGGTGGCTCGCCAAGGTGTGGAGCGGCGACCACTTCTTCGACCTGATCTTCTGTTGCACGGTGGTGATCTCGCCCATTACCGATGCCTGGTTCATCGAGCGGCACACGGCCGAGATCTACGGCCGGGTGGTGCCGATCATCGCGCCCACCGAACTGGTCTGGTCGAAGTCCTTCGTGCAGTCGCGCGAACGCTACGACGGCGCCGACGTCGCCCACGTGATCCTTTGCCAGCATGACAAGATCGACTGGAAGCGCCTGCTCGCCCACATGGATGCGTGGTGGGAGGTGCTGCTGATGCACGTCCTGAACTTCCGGTTCATCTACCCGTCCGAGCGCGACCGGATTCCGGCTTGGTTGTTCGAGGAGCTGCTGGAGCGGCTCCGGACCCGGGCGGAACTCCCGGTGCCGCAGACGCGGGTATGTCGGGGCCGCCTGTTCTCGCGCACGGATTACCTGATCGACGTCACGGAATGGGGCTACGCCGACATCCTGGGCCAGGGGGAGCGCCGTGGCTGAGACGAACGAACCCCTGACCATCGCCGCCATTGGCGACGTCCATGCCGGCAAGGACGCCGTTACCGAACTCCGCCCCTTGTTCCGCGAGATCGCGGAGCGGGCCGATGTGCTGGCCCTGTGCGGCGATCTGACCAACCTGGGAACCCGGCCCGAGGCCGAGGCGCTTGCGGCGGCCTTGGAGGGGTTCGGAAAGCCCGTGGTCGCCGTTCTGGGCAACCACGACCATGAAAGCGGCACGCCGGAGGCCGTCGAGGAGCCGTTGCGCGCCGTGGGTGTCCGGTTCCTGGAGCACGAGACCTGCACCATCCGCGGCGTCGGCTTCGCGGGTGTGAAGGGGTTCGCCGGCGGCTTCGGCCGGTTCATGTTGTCGGGCTTCGGCGAAGCGGCGACCAAGGCGTTCGTGCACGAGGCGGTGGAGCAGGCGTTGCGCCTGGAAACGGCACTGGCGGGCCTGGAGAACAAGCGCCTGTGCGTGGTGCTGCACTACGCGCCCATCGCCGAGACCGTCGCCGGCGAACCGCTGGAGATCTTCCCCTTTCTGGGGTCGTCGCGGTTGGCCGAAACGATCGACCGTTTCGAGGTGGCGGCGGTGGTGCACGGCCACGCGCACCACGGTCCCTTCGCCGGCAAGACGCCCCGGGGGACGCCCGTGTACAACTGCGCCGCGATGGTGAAGAAGGACACCGGCCGGCCGTACGCGCTCCTGCGGATCTGATCCCCGGCCCGACGGGGACCCTGGCGCCCGCGCTTCAGACCTGCTCGGTGGTGGCCGCGGGTTCGGCCAGGGGGCCGATCAGGGCCTTCAGGCGGGCGGCCAGCTCCTCCACGGTATAGGGCTTGGCGAGCAGGACGTAGCCTTGCGGCATCTCATCGACCGGGATCGCCTCTTCGCTGTAGCCGGTCGTCAGCACGACGCGCACGCCCGCCCACCGCTCGCGGATCGCACGGGCCACGTCGATGCCGCTGACCCCGCCCGGCATGACCACGTCGGTCACCACGGCCGCAAGGTCGGCGGCCTGCCGGTCCAGAATATCCAATGCGCTCCGGCCGTCCTCGGCCGTCAGCACGTCGAAGCCGGCCTCCGTCAGCCCTTCGACGGTGACCATGCGGACAAGCGCGTCGTCCTCGACCACCAGCAGGCGGGGACGTTCGCCCGTCCGCACCGGTGCAGGTGCCGTTGGAGCGGGCAGGCGTCCCTTGGTGCTCACGACCCTGTCCGGCGCCTCGGCCAACACCGGCAGCAGAAGGCGCACGGTGGTTCCGCGGCTGGGCGCGCTTTCGATTTCCGCCGTGCCGCCGGACTGGCGGGCGAAGCCGTACACGCTGCTGAGCCCCAGCCCCGTTCCCTTGCCCACCTCCTTGGTGGTGAAGAACGGTTCGAAGGCGCGTGCACGCACCTCGGGCGGCATGCCGCCGCCGGTGTCCGACACCGAAAGCGCCACGAATGGCCCGGCCAGGCGGTCCGCCCTGCCCGCCAGTTCGGCATACGCCGTGGAGATGCGGATCCGGCCGCCCTCCGGCATGGCATCGCGTGCGTTCGCCACCAGATTCAGCAGGGCCAATTCCAGATCGATGGGGCTGATGCGCACCGTGCAGGGGCCGGGGATCAAGGTGTATTCGAGCGTGATGTCCGCGCGGATCGACTTTTCCAGCAAAGGCGCGGTGGCGCGGATGGCGGCGTTCAGATCCAGGACCGAGATCTGGGCCGGTTCGCGCCGGGCGAAGGTCAGCAATTGCCGGGACAACTGTTCGCCCCGCGTCGCCGCCAGCGCGATGCCGTCCAGATAGCCGGCGCCCTGCGGCGGCATGTGCCGGCGTGCCAGGCGCAGGTTGCCCTGGATGGCCGTGAGCAGGTTGTTGAAGTCGTGCGCGACGCCGCCGGTCAACTGGCCGACGGCCTCCATCTTGTGGGTGTGGCGCAGTTGGTCCTCGACCGCCTCGCGGCGGCGGACCTCCGCCGCCCAGCCCGCCCAGGCCAGCCGTTCCTGGCGGGCGCGGCGCAGCGCGACCAGGATGATGGCCATGAGCGCCAGGCTGGGTGGCAGGCCGATCAGGATTTCGGTGAGCAACGTCCGATGCCACGCGGACCGGACCGCCGCGGTCTCGACCGACACGCTGGCGTAAACCGGATAGGACCCGATCCGCCGGTAGGCCATGCGCCGTTCGATGCCGTCATGCGGCGAAACCGCGGTGTAGACCCCGGCCTCGGGGGATTTCCGTACGATCGTATGGAAGTGGCTGTGGGGCGAGAGCCGCTCCGCTTCGCCCCCGTTGCCGTGTGCGCCCGCCAGGATGGCGCCGTCCTCGCGGAAAAGCATGATCCGCACGGACGGGTCATGGGCGGCCCGGCTGTAGAATTCGGTGAAGTAGGGGGGGTAGAGGGACACCGCCGAGACGCCGGCAAAGGCGCCGCTCGCGTCGACCCGGCGGCGCGAGACGTTGAAGAACAGGACGTTCTGGGCGCGTCCGCGCCGTACCTCGTCGACATAGGTCCCGGCATCCGCACCGCGCTGGGCGATGAAGTAGGGGCGGTCCGACAGATCCAGGTGTGCCGGTGCCGGATACAGTTCGCCGACCACCAGGGGGCGGCCGTGCCGGTCCACCACCCAGATGCCCTGAACCTGCGGCAGTTGCCGGACGATGGCGTTCAGGCGCTCGTGCAGCGCCCGTTCGTCGGCGCGGATCTGGGCATCGGTGCGGTCGCCCAGGATCTCCGCGATCCGGTCCTGCACCAGCTGCTGCGTTTCAAAGACCTTCAGCGCGTGCTCGTTCACCACCTCGAGCGTCCGGGCGATCCGCTCGTCCGCTTCCGCCCAGGCTGCCCGCTGCTGACGGTTGGCGGCCAAGGCGAACATGAGGAGGGGGACCACGATGGCCGCCACAAGCAGCACGATCAGCAGCCGGTCGGCACCGGTTGCCCCGGGGGCCTGCGCCTCCGCGTGCCCTACGGCTTGTGGCCCGGCGTCCGGATCCCTTGCTCTTGCGTCTTCCGCCCGCGGTCGCGTCATACGGTCTTTGTCTGTCTATACGCCGACCCGTGCCGAAGCCTCGGATGGGTGTCCGGACGATCATCCCAACTTTGGTATATCCCGCTTCCCCGGGACTGAATCAAAAAAACGATATTGCCCATCCTGCGGCGGGCCGGGGCCCAGGAGGGGCAAAAGGAAAAGGGCCGGCACCCTGCGGTGCCGGCCCCTTCCATTCGTCCGGTTTGGTCGGACTGTGCGACGGGACGCTTAGAAGTCCATGTCGCCCATGCCGCCCATGCCGCCCGGAGCCGCGGGCGCGGCTTCCTTCTTGGGACGCTCGGCGACCATGGCTTCGGTGGTGATCAGCAGGCCGGCGACCGAGGCCGCGTCCTGCAGGGCGGTGCGCACCACCTTGGTCGGGTCGATGATGCCCGCCTTGAACATGTCGACGAACTGGCCGGTCTGGGCGTCGTAGCCGTAGGACGCATCCTTCGACTCCAGCAGCTTGCCCACGATCACCGAGCCGTCGGCGCCGGCGTTGGTGGCGATCTGACGGGCCGGCGCCTGCAGGGCGCGGCGGATGATCTCCACGCCCACGCGCTGGTCGTCGTTGACCGGCTTCAGGCCGTCCAGGGCCGAGAGGGCGCGCACCAGGGCGAGGCCGCCGCCGGGGACGATGCCTTCCTCGACCGCCGCACGGGTGGCGTGCATGGCGTCGTCCACGCGGTCCTTGCGCTCCTTCACCTCGATCTCGGTGGCGCCGCCGACCCGGATCACCGCCACGCCGCCGGCCAGCTTCGCCAGCCGCTCCTGCAGCTTCTCGCGGTCGTAGTCCGAGGTGGTCTCCTCGATCTGCTGCCGGATCTGGTTGCACCGCGCCTCGATGTCGGTCTTGGTGCCGGCACCGTCGACGATGGTGGTGTTCTCCTTGGTGATCACGACGCGCTTGGCGGTGCCGAGCATGTCGAGGGTCACGTTCTCCAGCTTGATGCCGAGGTCTTCGGAGACGACCTGACCGCCGGTCAGGATCGCCATGTCCTCGAGCATGGCCTTGCGGCGGTCGCCGAAGCCCGGCGCCTTCACGGCGGCGATCTTCAGGCCGCCGCGCAGCTTGTTCACC
This sequence is a window from Azospirillaceae bacterium. Protein-coding genes within it:
- the groL gene encoding chaperonin GroEL (60 kDa chaperone family; promotes refolding of misfolded polypeptides especially under stressful conditions; forms two stacked rings of heptamers to form a barrel-shaped 14mer; ends can be capped by GroES; misfolded proteins enter the barrel where they are refolded when GroES binds); translation: MAAKDVKFSADARAKMLRGIDILADAVKVTLGPKGRNVVIEKSFGAPRITKDGVTVAKEIELADRFENMGAQMVREVASKQNDQAGDGTTTATVLAQAIVREGAKAVAAGMNPMDLKRGIDMAVEAVVAELKAKAKKVTTNDEIAQVGTISANGEREIGRMIAEAMQKVGNEGVITVEEAKSLETELEVVEGMQFDRGYISPYFVTNADKMTVELDDPYILIHEKKLSGLQALIPVLEKVVQSGKPLVIIAEEVEGEALATLVVNKLRGGLKIAAVKAPGFGDRRKAMLEDMAILTGGQVVSEDLGIKLENVTLDMLGTAKRVVITKENTTIVDGAGTKTDIEARCNQIRQQIEETTSDYDREKLQERLAKLAGGVAVIRVGGATEIEVKERKDRVDDAMHATRAAVEEGIVPGGGLALVRALSALDGLKPVNDDQRVGVEIIRRALQAPARQIATNAGADGSVIVGKLLESKDASYGYDAQTGQFVDMFKAGIIDPTKVVRTALQDAASVAGLLITTEAMVAERPKKEAAPAAPGGMGGMGDMDF
- a CDS encoding ATP-binding protein, translated to MTRPRAEDARARDPDAGPQAVGHAEAQAPGATGADRLLIVLLVAAIVVPLLMFALAANRQQRAAWAEADERIARTLEVVNEHALKVFETQQLVQDRIAEILGDRTDAQIRADERALHERLNAIVRQLPQVQGIWVVDRHGRPLVVGELYPAPAHLDLSDRPYFIAQRGADAGTYVDEVRRGRAQNVLFFNVSRRRVDASGAFAGVSAVSLYPPYFTEFYSRAAHDPSVRIMLFREDGAILAGAHGNGGEAERLSPHSHFHTIVRKSPEAGVYTAVSPHDGIERRMAYRRIGSYPVYASVSVETAAVRSAWHRTLLTEILIGLPPSLALMAIILVALRRARQERLAWAGWAAEVRRREAVEDQLRHTHKMEAVGQLTGGVAHDFNNLLTAIQGNLRLARRHMPPQGAGYLDGIALAATRGEQLSRQLLTFARREPAQISVLDLNAAIRATAPLLEKSIRADITLEYTLIPGPCTVRISPIDLELALLNLVANARDAMPEGGRIRISTAYAELAGRADRLAGPFVALSVSDTGGGMPPEVRARAFEPFFTTKEVGKGTGLGLSSVYGFARQSGGTAEIESAPSRGTTVRLLLPVLAEAPDRVVSTKGRLPAPTAPAPVRTGERPRLLVVEDDALVRMVTVEGLTEAGFDVLTAEDGRSALDILDRQAADLAAVVTDVVMPGGVSGIDVARAIRERWAGVRVVLTTGYSEEAIPVDEMPQGYVLLAKPYTVEELAARLKALIGPLAEPAATTEQV
- a CDS encoding metallophosphoesterase — encoded protein: MAETNEPLTIAAIGDVHAGKDAVTELRPLFREIAERADVLALCGDLTNLGTRPEAEALAAALEGFGKPVVAVLGNHDHESGTPEAVEEPLRAVGVRFLEHETCTIRGVGFAGVKGFAGGFGRFMLSGFGEAATKAFVHEAVEQALRLETALAGLENKRLCVVLHYAPIAETVAGEPLEIFPFLGSSRLAETIDRFEVAAVVHGHAHHGPFAGKTPRGTPVYNCAAMVKKDTGRPYALLRI